In a genomic window of Amphiprion ocellaris isolate individual 3 ecotype Okinawa chromosome 11, ASM2253959v1, whole genome shotgun sequence:
- the creg2 gene encoding LOW QUALITY PROTEIN: protein CREG2 (The sequence of the model RefSeq protein was modified relative to this genomic sequence to represent the inferred CDS: deleted 2 bases in 1 codon): MKAPTREFDNQGDEDGLSLSSLMKPRYSPPALLALLACCLALSRGYTLRSSVSWVVSSNDVVEDADLSEEVAPALLVDGAGLWKQAYPSPDVLADGVESPGELVKPESDGVARLSSRLFSYRLEKVKKSAGGSPPPHQETARTARYIAHYSDWGHLATISTLDKIKGLPFGNIFSVSDGPLDNSTGVIYFYVTPMDNTVSDLKSNPYASLTFSEAEGEFCRQMAYDPEDPRCARLTLTGKMVEVAPEELTFAKEAMFSRHPVMAKWPVGHKWFFMKLELIQVWLQDWFGGVSLIPLEDYFKATPF; the protein is encoded by the exons ATGAAAGCACCAACACGTGAGTTTGACAACCAGGGAGATGAGGACGGCCTTTCCCTCAGCTCCCTG ATGAAGCCCCGTTACTCCCCCCCGGCCCTACTGGCCCTGCTGGCCTGCTGCCTGGCCCTGAGCCGGGGCTACACCCTGCGGAGCTCCGTGTCCTGGGTGGTGTCCTCCAACGACGTGGTGGAGGACGCGGACCTGTCGGAGGAGGTGGCCCCGGCGCTGCTGGTGGACGGAGCGGGGCTGTGGAAGCAGGCGTACCCGTCCCCGGACGTCCTGGCAGACGGCGTGGAGAGCCCCGGGGAGCTGGTGAAGCCCGAGAGCGACGGCGTGGCTCGGCTGTCCTCCCGCCTCTTCTCCTACCGGCTGGAGAAGGTGAAGAAGTCCGCAGGTGGCTCTCCTCCTCCGCACCAGGAGACCGCCAGGACCGCCAGGTACATCGCCCACTACAGCGACTGGGGACACCTGGCCACCATTTCCACCCTGGACAAG aTCAAAGGTCTCCCCTTTGGGAACATTTTCTCCGTCAGCGATGGGCCGCTGGACAACAGCACTGGAGTCATCTATTTTTACGTGACTCCGATGGACAACACGGTGTCGGACCTGAAGAGTAACCCATATGCCTCGCTCACCTTCTCAGAGGCCGAGGGAGAATTCTGCAG GCAAATGGCGTATGATCCAGAGGACCCCAGATGTGCTCGACTAACACTAACAGGGAAGATGGTGGAAGTGGCACCAGAGGAGCTCACGTTTGCAAAGGAAGCAATGTTCTCCAG ACATCCTGTGATGGCAAAATGGCCAGTGGGACACAAGTGGTTCTTCATGAAGCTGGAGCTGATCCAGGTGTGGCTGCAGGACTGGTTCGGAGGAGTATCGCTCATTCCACTGGAGGACTATTTCAAAGCTACGCCTTTCTGA
- the cracdla gene encoding CRACD-like protein isoform X1 — MESFSGDTEESTEDVPGRKKSKLKSLRTRLFRKSKKAGVEESTKLSQSASDITAAKGLGSDEELVCSQAMMGSRALSHDSIFLADQVLTDDEPARGSSQQNVHSKIKALQTKLLQQNLHFGPPPTVLPIRRPEDPSSHSEESLDHSPPDSPGGDATSYGALTKTTSQPASCPFSPISRSVPTKSLPPTPSHIFPSYGATTSASAVEAPLDFSTPAQFSPCLDTSAARHRMSIKPRNQRATSKKKLTVTQSLSLSHTLNNVDNFESVEEPERQHEVQEEEQTIIPQHLPFKSAKVAPVPSEVAPVPLEVAPVPSEVAPVPSEVVPVPTKVVPVPSEVVPVTSEVVPVTSEVVPVTSEVVPVPSEVVPVTSDVVPVTSEVVPVASEAAPKPPSPSFPQQDQALPWTAPSALRVKPYRRVDAASSRRPHSSYTESELKERREADFEIQLMSHDKRSALNKAGVAEVPPERPSSTFSPVTAFRSSSLRQHIQVEGDGTRAIRRPAPGSGSFHLSITTARNRDGERPRSGSFVEVLDQTEAKNKPIGGNEDKENRGLQPRGGPFGAGRLRQEEPRGPVLGSWDKRDSLKKVELATPSKSEPTNAGVVEGEEVESSQEEVEEAVEAKEIQEEDGKTAFGIKLRSTSLSFRLRPNSTSNHDPKTVLCEDSSNKQNQQEIRGPAIYMSEKLPSNTSFTPTNLGESRPRDPTPSGLSPPVKHSAPFTTDPPIMPAEVQMTTSDPKEAETAPQEPQPAPQTAASEVSWMSLAMEKTRSLQQLFTSRFPRDFTGMQTAARPQAQAPPANPLETVTQIQTVKIQEGATQLEAANQPSAEAALSRSQAQTVKSPPVTVQQKVSVTSVAFKEPQKQTNQEQPNTTQSHPVFSPQATSWTTPSPVHVPLQTESTPHFTSQSPLAQSYLPSGQQQPPWSNRGPATQLRSTTVALTSAVASAAAPPSVNTWGRGEEEVAGRKEAPSLSVRRAVWSGSVSDRAVFLEKRAEWATSPGPKGVELRKPQTDVQTSGEPPALVKTTSLSKDTIPEGRQGVKLAESSPTKVLERPLEDKWPRKNVVASSLRSSPPTLPSGLQSMSDSGQPSWMELAKRKSMAWSDKTMD; from the exons ATGGAGTCTTTCTCTGGAGACACAGAAGAAAGCACAGAGGACGTTCCAG GACGTAAAAAGTCCAAGCTCAAGTCTCTGAGAACTCGTCTCTTCAGGAAAAGCAAGAAAGCAGGTGTAGAGGAAAGCACCAAACTCAGCCAGTCAGCCAGTGACATCACTGCTGCAAAGGGACTAGGATCGGATGAAGAATTGGT ATGCTCCCAGGCGATGATGGGTTCCCGGGCACTGTCCCATGACAGTATCTTTCTGGCTGATCAGGTTCTGACAGACGATGAACCAGCCAGGGGCTCATCCCAGCAGAATGTTCACAGCAAGATTAAAGCTCTGCAG ACAAAGCTTCTGCAGCAGAACCTGCATTTTGGGCCGCCACCTACAGTTCTGCCAATCAGGCGTCCAGAGGATCCCAGTAGCCACTCAGAGGAATCTCTGGACCACAGCCCTCCGGATAGCCCAGGAGGAGATGCCACATCCTATGGAGCCCTCACCAAG acaaCATCCCAGCCAGCCTCTTGtccattcagcccaatttccaGATCTGTACCTACCAAATCTCTGCCTCCGACTCCATCCCATATTTTCCCTTCTTATGGCGCCACTACTTCTGCTTCTGCTGTTGAGGCTCCGCTAGACTTCAGTACACCAGCACAGTTCTCTCCCTGCTTGGATACTTCTGCTGCACGTCACCGGATGTCTATCAAACCCAGAAACCAGAGAGCCACCTCGAAGAAGAAACTCACTGTG ACTCAGTCCCTGTCTCTTTCACACACCCTGAACAACGTCGACAACTTCGAATCTGTGGAGGAACCAGAGCGGCAGCATGAAGTTCAAGAGGAAGAACAAACTATTATACCTCAGCATCTTCCTTTCAAATCTGCCAAGGTGGCACCAGTTCCATCAGAAGTGGCACCAGTTCCTTTAGAAGTGGCACCAGTTCCATCAGAAGTGGCACCAGTTCCATCCGAAGTGGTACCAGTTCCAACCAAAGTGGTACCAGTTCCATCCGAAGTGGTACCAGTCACATCCGAAGTGGTACCAGTCACATCCGAAGTGGTACCAGTCACATCCGAAGTGGTACCAGTTCCATCCGAAGTGGTACCAGTCACATCCGATGTGGTACCAGTCACATCCGAAGTGGTACCAGTCGCATCAGAGGCAGCACCCAAACCACCCAGCCCAAGTTTTCCCCAGCAGGACCAGGCTCTTCCGTGGACAGCGCCCTCTGCACTTCGGGTCAAACCTTACAGGCGTGTGGATGCAGCGTCCAGTAGACGGCCACACTCATCCTACACAGAGTCGGAACTGAAGGAAAGAAGGGAGGCAGATTTTGAAATACAATTAATGTCCCACGACAAGAGAAGTGCTCTAAACAAGGCTGGAGTGGCTGAAGTTCCCCCGGAGCGACCCTCCTCTACCTTCAGCCCAGTGACTGCGTTCAGGTCTTCCTCACTTCGTCAACACATTCAAGTTGAGGGCGACGGCACCAGAGCAATAAGGAGACCTGCCCCCGGATCTGGCTCTTTCCATTTGTCCATCACCACTGCCAGAAACCGAGATGGAGAAAGACCCCGATCAGGCAGTTTTGTAGAAGTATTGGACCAGACTGAAGCCAAGAATAAGCCAATCGGGGGAAATGAGGACAAGGAAAACAGAGGCTTACAGCCCAGAGGAGGCCCCTTTGGAGCGGGACGGCTTAGGCAAGAAGAGCCCAGAGGCCCAGTCCTGGGTTCATGGGACAAGAGGGACAGCCTCAAAAAGGTCGAATTAGCGACACCATCTAAAAGTGAACCTACAAATGCAGGTGTTGTAGAGGGAGAGGAAGTGGAGAGCAgccaggaggaggtggaagaggCAGTGGAAGCAAAGGAGATCCAGGAGGAGGATGGAAAGACGGCATTTGGCATCAAACTGCGCTCCACATCTCTGTCGTTTAGACTGCGCCCTAATTCCACTTCCAACCATGATCCAAAGACTGTACTGTGTGAGGACTCAAGTAACAAACAAAATCAGCAGGAAATAAGAGGCCCCGCCATCTACATGTCTGAAAAGCTGCCATCCAACACATCTTTTACACCAACCAACCTTGGAGAATCCAGACCAAGAG ATCCAACCCCATCTGGCCTCTCCCCTCCGGTGAAACACAGCGCTCCGTTTACCACCGATCCTCCCATCATGCCTGCAGAAGTCCAAATGACCACTTCAGACCCCAAAGAAGCAGAGACTGCCCCCCAGGAGCCTCAGCCTGCCCCCCAAACAGCCGCATCTGAAGTGTCCTGGATGAGTCTGGCAATGGAAAAGACCAGGAGCCTCCAGCAGCTCTTTACCAGCAGATTCCCCAGAGATTTTACGGGCATGCAAACTGCAGCTCGACCACAAGCACAAGCGCCGCCAGCAAATCCACTAGAGACAGTGACGCAAATACAAACTGTAAAGATACAGGAAGGTGCAACACAGCTGGAGGCTGCAAATCAACCGTCAGCAGAAGCAGCTTTAAGTAGAAGTCAAGCACAGACTGTCAAATCACCACCAGTGACAGTGCAACAGAAGGTGTCAGTGACCTCTGTGGCCtttaaagaaccacaaaaacaaaccaatcaAGAACAGCCAAATACAACTCAGTCACATCCTGTGTTTTCCCCACAGGCCACCTCATGGACAACCCCATCTCCAGTGCACGTCCCTTTACAGACAGAGTCCACTCCTCATTTCACTTCACAGTCGCCTCTTGCACAATCTTACCTTCCATCAGGGCAGCAGCAACCCCCCTGGAGCAACCGAGGTCCTGCCACCCAGCTTAGATCCACAACTGTAGCTCTGACATCAGCTGTCGCATCGGCTGCAGCTCCTCCCTCGGTTAACACCTggggaagaggagaagaggaggtcGCTGGGAGAAAAGAGGCTCCATCGCTTTCAGTCAGACGAGCAGTTTGGAGCGGTTCAGTCAGCGACAGGGCTGTGTTTTTAGAGAAACGAGCAGAGTGGGCCACGTCGCCTGGACCCAAGGGG gtGGAATTAAGGAAACCTCAGACAGATGTGCAGACATCAGGTGAACCCCCTGCCttggtaaaaaccacatctctgAGCAAAGATACAATTCCAGAGGGAAGACAAGGGGTGAAACTTGCAG AGTCAAGTCCCACCAAAGTTCTAGAAAGGCCTCTGGAGGATAAATGGCCACGGAAAAATGTGGTGGCATCTTCACTGCGGTCGTCTCCCCCCACACTGCCATCGGGGCTGCAGTCCATGTCAGACAGCGGCCAGCCGTCGTGGATGGAACTGGCCAAGAGGAAGTCAATGGCCTGGAGCGATAAGACCATGGACTGA
- the cracdla gene encoding CRACD-like protein isoform X2, producing the protein MESFSGDTEESTEDVPGRKKSKLKSLRTRLFRKSKKAGVEESTKLSQSASDITAAKGLGSDEELVCSQAMMGSRALSHDSIFLADQVLTDDEPARGSSQQNVHSKIKALQTKLLQQNLHFGPPPTVLPIRRPEDPSSHSEESLDHSPPDSPGGDATSYGALTKTTSQPASCPFSPISRSVPTKSLPPTPSHIFPSYGATTSASAVEAPLDFSTPAQFSPCLDTSAARHRMSIKPRNQRATSKKKLTVTQSLSLSHTLNNVDNFESVEEPERQHEVQEEEQTIIPQHLPFKSAKVAPVPSEVAPVPLEVAPVPSEVAPVPSEVVPVPTKVVPVPSEVVPVTSEVVPVTSEVVPVTSEVVPVPSEVVPVTSDVVPVTSEVVPVASEAAPKPPSPSFPQQDQALPWTAPSALRVKPYRRVDAASSRRPHSSYTESELKERREADFEIQLMSHDKRSALNKAGVAEVPPERPSSTFSPVTAFRSSSLRQHIQVEGDGTRAIRRPAPGSGSFHLSITTARNRDGERPRSGSFVEVLDQTEAKNKPIGGNEDKENRGLQPRGGPFGAGRLRQEEPRGPVLGSWDKRDSLKKVELATPSKSEPTNAGVVEGEEVESSQEEVEEAVEAKEIQEEDGKTAFGIKLRSTSLSFRLRPNSTSNHDPKTVLCEDSSNKQNQQEIRGPAIYMSEKLPSNTSFTPTNLGESRPRDPTPSGLSPPVKHSAPFTTDPPIMPAEVQMTTSDPKEAETAPQEPQPAPQTAASEVSWMSLAMEKTRSLQQLFTSRFPRDFTGMQTAARPQAQAPPANPLETVTQIQTVKIQEGATQLEAANQPSAEAALSRSQAQTVKSPPVTVQQKATSWTTPSPVHVPLQTESTPHFTSQSPLAQSYLPSGQQQPPWSNRGPATQLRSTTVALTSAVASAAAPPSVNTWGRGEEEVAGRKEAPSLSVRRAVWSGSVSDRAVFLEKRAEWATSPGPKGVELRKPQTDVQTSGEPPALVKTTSLSKDTIPEGRQGVKLAESSPTKVLERPLEDKWPRKNVVASSLRSSPPTLPSGLQSMSDSGQPSWMELAKRKSMAWSDKTMD; encoded by the exons ATGGAGTCTTTCTCTGGAGACACAGAAGAAAGCACAGAGGACGTTCCAG GACGTAAAAAGTCCAAGCTCAAGTCTCTGAGAACTCGTCTCTTCAGGAAAAGCAAGAAAGCAGGTGTAGAGGAAAGCACCAAACTCAGCCAGTCAGCCAGTGACATCACTGCTGCAAAGGGACTAGGATCGGATGAAGAATTGGT ATGCTCCCAGGCGATGATGGGTTCCCGGGCACTGTCCCATGACAGTATCTTTCTGGCTGATCAGGTTCTGACAGACGATGAACCAGCCAGGGGCTCATCCCAGCAGAATGTTCACAGCAAGATTAAAGCTCTGCAG ACAAAGCTTCTGCAGCAGAACCTGCATTTTGGGCCGCCACCTACAGTTCTGCCAATCAGGCGTCCAGAGGATCCCAGTAGCCACTCAGAGGAATCTCTGGACCACAGCCCTCCGGATAGCCCAGGAGGAGATGCCACATCCTATGGAGCCCTCACCAAG acaaCATCCCAGCCAGCCTCTTGtccattcagcccaatttccaGATCTGTACCTACCAAATCTCTGCCTCCGACTCCATCCCATATTTTCCCTTCTTATGGCGCCACTACTTCTGCTTCTGCTGTTGAGGCTCCGCTAGACTTCAGTACACCAGCACAGTTCTCTCCCTGCTTGGATACTTCTGCTGCACGTCACCGGATGTCTATCAAACCCAGAAACCAGAGAGCCACCTCGAAGAAGAAACTCACTGTG ACTCAGTCCCTGTCTCTTTCACACACCCTGAACAACGTCGACAACTTCGAATCTGTGGAGGAACCAGAGCGGCAGCATGAAGTTCAAGAGGAAGAACAAACTATTATACCTCAGCATCTTCCTTTCAAATCTGCCAAGGTGGCACCAGTTCCATCAGAAGTGGCACCAGTTCCTTTAGAAGTGGCACCAGTTCCATCAGAAGTGGCACCAGTTCCATCCGAAGTGGTACCAGTTCCAACCAAAGTGGTACCAGTTCCATCCGAAGTGGTACCAGTCACATCCGAAGTGGTACCAGTCACATCCGAAGTGGTACCAGTCACATCCGAAGTGGTACCAGTTCCATCCGAAGTGGTACCAGTCACATCCGATGTGGTACCAGTCACATCCGAAGTGGTACCAGTCGCATCAGAGGCAGCACCCAAACCACCCAGCCCAAGTTTTCCCCAGCAGGACCAGGCTCTTCCGTGGACAGCGCCCTCTGCACTTCGGGTCAAACCTTACAGGCGTGTGGATGCAGCGTCCAGTAGACGGCCACACTCATCCTACACAGAGTCGGAACTGAAGGAAAGAAGGGAGGCAGATTTTGAAATACAATTAATGTCCCACGACAAGAGAAGTGCTCTAAACAAGGCTGGAGTGGCTGAAGTTCCCCCGGAGCGACCCTCCTCTACCTTCAGCCCAGTGACTGCGTTCAGGTCTTCCTCACTTCGTCAACACATTCAAGTTGAGGGCGACGGCACCAGAGCAATAAGGAGACCTGCCCCCGGATCTGGCTCTTTCCATTTGTCCATCACCACTGCCAGAAACCGAGATGGAGAAAGACCCCGATCAGGCAGTTTTGTAGAAGTATTGGACCAGACTGAAGCCAAGAATAAGCCAATCGGGGGAAATGAGGACAAGGAAAACAGAGGCTTACAGCCCAGAGGAGGCCCCTTTGGAGCGGGACGGCTTAGGCAAGAAGAGCCCAGAGGCCCAGTCCTGGGTTCATGGGACAAGAGGGACAGCCTCAAAAAGGTCGAATTAGCGACACCATCTAAAAGTGAACCTACAAATGCAGGTGTTGTAGAGGGAGAGGAAGTGGAGAGCAgccaggaggaggtggaagaggCAGTGGAAGCAAAGGAGATCCAGGAGGAGGATGGAAAGACGGCATTTGGCATCAAACTGCGCTCCACATCTCTGTCGTTTAGACTGCGCCCTAATTCCACTTCCAACCATGATCCAAAGACTGTACTGTGTGAGGACTCAAGTAACAAACAAAATCAGCAGGAAATAAGAGGCCCCGCCATCTACATGTCTGAAAAGCTGCCATCCAACACATCTTTTACACCAACCAACCTTGGAGAATCCAGACCAAGAG ATCCAACCCCATCTGGCCTCTCCCCTCCGGTGAAACACAGCGCTCCGTTTACCACCGATCCTCCCATCATGCCTGCAGAAGTCCAAATGACCACTTCAGACCCCAAAGAAGCAGAGACTGCCCCCCAGGAGCCTCAGCCTGCCCCCCAAACAGCCGCATCTGAAGTGTCCTGGATGAGTCTGGCAATGGAAAAGACCAGGAGCCTCCAGCAGCTCTTTACCAGCAGATTCCCCAGAGATTTTACGGGCATGCAAACTGCAGCTCGACCACAAGCACAAGCGCCGCCAGCAAATCCACTAGAGACAGTGACGCAAATACAAACTGTAAAGATACAGGAAGGTGCAACACAGCTGGAGGCTGCAAATCAACCGTCAGCAGAAGCAGCTTTAAGTAGAAGTCAAGCACAGACTGTCAAATCACCACCAGTGACAGTGCAACAGAAG GCCACCTCATGGACAACCCCATCTCCAGTGCACGTCCCTTTACAGACAGAGTCCACTCCTCATTTCACTTCACAGTCGCCTCTTGCACAATCTTACCTTCCATCAGGGCAGCAGCAACCCCCCTGGAGCAACCGAGGTCCTGCCACCCAGCTTAGATCCACAACTGTAGCTCTGACATCAGCTGTCGCATCGGCTGCAGCTCCTCCCTCGGTTAACACCTggggaagaggagaagaggaggtcGCTGGGAGAAAAGAGGCTCCATCGCTTTCAGTCAGACGAGCAGTTTGGAGCGGTTCAGTCAGCGACAGGGCTGTGTTTTTAGAGAAACGAGCAGAGTGGGCCACGTCGCCTGGACCCAAGGGG gtGGAATTAAGGAAACCTCAGACAGATGTGCAGACATCAGGTGAACCCCCTGCCttggtaaaaaccacatctctgAGCAAAGATACAATTCCAGAGGGAAGACAAGGGGTGAAACTTGCAG AGTCAAGTCCCACCAAAGTTCTAGAAAGGCCTCTGGAGGATAAATGGCCACGGAAAAATGTGGTGGCATCTTCACTGCGGTCGTCTCCCCCCACACTGCCATCGGGGCTGCAGTCCATGTCAGACAGCGGCCAGCCGTCGTGGATGGAACTGGCCAAGAGGAAGTCAATGGCCTGGAGCGATAAGACCATGGACTGA
- the cracdla gene encoding capping protein-inhibiting regulator of actin dynamics isoform X3, protein MMGSRALSHDSIFLADQVLTDDEPARGSSQQNVHSKIKALQTKLLQQNLHFGPPPTVLPIRRPEDPSSHSEESLDHSPPDSPGGDATSYGALTKTTSQPASCPFSPISRSVPTKSLPPTPSHIFPSYGATTSASAVEAPLDFSTPAQFSPCLDTSAARHRMSIKPRNQRATSKKKLTVTQSLSLSHTLNNVDNFESVEEPERQHEVQEEEQTIIPQHLPFKSAKVAPVPSEVAPVPLEVAPVPSEVAPVPSEVVPVPTKVVPVPSEVVPVTSEVVPVTSEVVPVTSEVVPVPSEVVPVTSDVVPVTSEVVPVASEAAPKPPSPSFPQQDQALPWTAPSALRVKPYRRVDAASSRRPHSSYTESELKERREADFEIQLMSHDKRSALNKAGVAEVPPERPSSTFSPVTAFRSSSLRQHIQVEGDGTRAIRRPAPGSGSFHLSITTARNRDGERPRSGSFVEVLDQTEAKNKPIGGNEDKENRGLQPRGGPFGAGRLRQEEPRGPVLGSWDKRDSLKKVELATPSKSEPTNAGVVEGEEVESSQEEVEEAVEAKEIQEEDGKTAFGIKLRSTSLSFRLRPNSTSNHDPKTVLCEDSSNKQNQQEIRGPAIYMSEKLPSNTSFTPTNLGESRPRDPTPSGLSPPVKHSAPFTTDPPIMPAEVQMTTSDPKEAETAPQEPQPAPQTAASEVSWMSLAMEKTRSLQQLFTSRFPRDFTGMQTAARPQAQAPPANPLETVTQIQTVKIQEGATQLEAANQPSAEAALSRSQAQTVKSPPVTVQQKVSVTSVAFKEPQKQTNQEQPNTTQSHPVFSPQATSWTTPSPVHVPLQTESTPHFTSQSPLAQSYLPSGQQQPPWSNRGPATQLRSTTVALTSAVASAAAPPSVNTWGRGEEEVAGRKEAPSLSVRRAVWSGSVSDRAVFLEKRAEWATSPGPKGVELRKPQTDVQTSGEPPALVKTTSLSKDTIPEGRQGVKLAESSPTKVLERPLEDKWPRKNVVASSLRSSPPTLPSGLQSMSDSGQPSWMELAKRKSMAWSDKTMD, encoded by the exons ATGATGGGTTCCCGGGCACTGTCCCATGACAGTATCTTTCTGGCTGATCAGGTTCTGACAGACGATGAACCAGCCAGGGGCTCATCCCAGCAGAATGTTCACAGCAAGATTAAAGCTCTGCAG ACAAAGCTTCTGCAGCAGAACCTGCATTTTGGGCCGCCACCTACAGTTCTGCCAATCAGGCGTCCAGAGGATCCCAGTAGCCACTCAGAGGAATCTCTGGACCACAGCCCTCCGGATAGCCCAGGAGGAGATGCCACATCCTATGGAGCCCTCACCAAG acaaCATCCCAGCCAGCCTCTTGtccattcagcccaatttccaGATCTGTACCTACCAAATCTCTGCCTCCGACTCCATCCCATATTTTCCCTTCTTATGGCGCCACTACTTCTGCTTCTGCTGTTGAGGCTCCGCTAGACTTCAGTACACCAGCACAGTTCTCTCCCTGCTTGGATACTTCTGCTGCACGTCACCGGATGTCTATCAAACCCAGAAACCAGAGAGCCACCTCGAAGAAGAAACTCACTGTG ACTCAGTCCCTGTCTCTTTCACACACCCTGAACAACGTCGACAACTTCGAATCTGTGGAGGAACCAGAGCGGCAGCATGAAGTTCAAGAGGAAGAACAAACTATTATACCTCAGCATCTTCCTTTCAAATCTGCCAAGGTGGCACCAGTTCCATCAGAAGTGGCACCAGTTCCTTTAGAAGTGGCACCAGTTCCATCAGAAGTGGCACCAGTTCCATCCGAAGTGGTACCAGTTCCAACCAAAGTGGTACCAGTTCCATCCGAAGTGGTACCAGTCACATCCGAAGTGGTACCAGTCACATCCGAAGTGGTACCAGTCACATCCGAAGTGGTACCAGTTCCATCCGAAGTGGTACCAGTCACATCCGATGTGGTACCAGTCACATCCGAAGTGGTACCAGTCGCATCAGAGGCAGCACCCAAACCACCCAGCCCAAGTTTTCCCCAGCAGGACCAGGCTCTTCCGTGGACAGCGCCCTCTGCACTTCGGGTCAAACCTTACAGGCGTGTGGATGCAGCGTCCAGTAGACGGCCACACTCATCCTACACAGAGTCGGAACTGAAGGAAAGAAGGGAGGCAGATTTTGAAATACAATTAATGTCCCACGACAAGAGAAGTGCTCTAAACAAGGCTGGAGTGGCTGAAGTTCCCCCGGAGCGACCCTCCTCTACCTTCAGCCCAGTGACTGCGTTCAGGTCTTCCTCACTTCGTCAACACATTCAAGTTGAGGGCGACGGCACCAGAGCAATAAGGAGACCTGCCCCCGGATCTGGCTCTTTCCATTTGTCCATCACCACTGCCAGAAACCGAGATGGAGAAAGACCCCGATCAGGCAGTTTTGTAGAAGTATTGGACCAGACTGAAGCCAAGAATAAGCCAATCGGGGGAAATGAGGACAAGGAAAACAGAGGCTTACAGCCCAGAGGAGGCCCCTTTGGAGCGGGACGGCTTAGGCAAGAAGAGCCCAGAGGCCCAGTCCTGGGTTCATGGGACAAGAGGGACAGCCTCAAAAAGGTCGAATTAGCGACACCATCTAAAAGTGAACCTACAAATGCAGGTGTTGTAGAGGGAGAGGAAGTGGAGAGCAgccaggaggaggtggaagaggCAGTGGAAGCAAAGGAGATCCAGGAGGAGGATGGAAAGACGGCATTTGGCATCAAACTGCGCTCCACATCTCTGTCGTTTAGACTGCGCCCTAATTCCACTTCCAACCATGATCCAAAGACTGTACTGTGTGAGGACTCAAGTAACAAACAAAATCAGCAGGAAATAAGAGGCCCCGCCATCTACATGTCTGAAAAGCTGCCATCCAACACATCTTTTACACCAACCAACCTTGGAGAATCCAGACCAAGAG ATCCAACCCCATCTGGCCTCTCCCCTCCGGTGAAACACAGCGCTCCGTTTACCACCGATCCTCCCATCATGCCTGCAGAAGTCCAAATGACCACTTCAGACCCCAAAGAAGCAGAGACTGCCCCCCAGGAGCCTCAGCCTGCCCCCCAAACAGCCGCATCTGAAGTGTCCTGGATGAGTCTGGCAATGGAAAAGACCAGGAGCCTCCAGCAGCTCTTTACCAGCAGATTCCCCAGAGATTTTACGGGCATGCAAACTGCAGCTCGACCACAAGCACAAGCGCCGCCAGCAAATCCACTAGAGACAGTGACGCAAATACAAACTGTAAAGATACAGGAAGGTGCAACACAGCTGGAGGCTGCAAATCAACCGTCAGCAGAAGCAGCTTTAAGTAGAAGTCAAGCACAGACTGTCAAATCACCACCAGTGACAGTGCAACAGAAGGTGTCAGTGACCTCTGTGGCCtttaaagaaccacaaaaacaaaccaatcaAGAACAGCCAAATACAACTCAGTCACATCCTGTGTTTTCCCCACAGGCCACCTCATGGACAACCCCATCTCCAGTGCACGTCCCTTTACAGACAGAGTCCACTCCTCATTTCACTTCACAGTCGCCTCTTGCACAATCTTACCTTCCATCAGGGCAGCAGCAACCCCCCTGGAGCAACCGAGGTCCTGCCACCCAGCTTAGATCCACAACTGTAGCTCTGACATCAGCTGTCGCATCGGCTGCAGCTCCTCCCTCGGTTAACACCTggggaagaggagaagaggaggtcGCTGGGAGAAAAGAGGCTCCATCGCTTTCAGTCAGACGAGCAGTTTGGAGCGGTTCAGTCAGCGACAGGGCTGTGTTTTTAGAGAAACGAGCAGAGTGGGCCACGTCGCCTGGACCCAAGGGG gtGGAATTAAGGAAACCTCAGACAGATGTGCAGACATCAGGTGAACCCCCTGCCttggtaaaaaccacatctctgAGCAAAGATACAATTCCAGAGGGAAGACAAGGGGTGAAACTTGCAG AGTCAAGTCCCACCAAAGTTCTAGAAAGGCCTCTGGAGGATAAATGGCCACGGAAAAATGTGGTGGCATCTTCACTGCGGTCGTCTCCCCCCACACTGCCATCGGGGCTGCAGTCCATGTCAGACAGCGGCCAGCCGTCGTGGATGGAACTGGCCAAGAGGAAGTCAATGGCCTGGAGCGATAAGACCATGGACTGA